In the genome of Spea bombifrons isolate aSpeBom1 chromosome 11, aSpeBom1.2.pri, whole genome shotgun sequence, one region contains:
- the LOC128468361 gene encoding centrosome-associated protein CEP250-like, whose product MTQRAELSPDWLALQRELQVSLDAQKRQAVLIEKLQAKVLQYRTRYQELQQSQEWSLSQGETELERALQRLEEEQQRCESLAALNALLREDLGHTQEVNACLEEDLRKLTADWAGAMKELERKETEWESERQVYNSRLAKEHSRLLRIWTDFVTFHRQFQELKTATDRDLSAYRADWARFSRLLQASCVSVIQLKLKESEDVISQDTSMPPNYLLVTWDHGVGTVERRDGETVGSSTESSRQEVESRKSLIEMLKLDLETKQSLLETSEQQVNTMSAQLQTLEMDLMSVRSQFLSSEHELSLMRIQQDTSEDEVRSIIFQHEKSKKEVKSLVSQLEESRQEVELMRSQLEKSKEEVELMMSQLGESSQEVESMSSQLEEARQKVEFVRSQLEDSREEVELIRSQLKLSREEVGLTKSLLDKSQQEVALMKSQLATSEVEVRFLKSQTARSEQEIGSLKSQVAECGREMESLRKRAEKGDQERDIMRSQLEAYFLQVESMRSHQKAFKMEMESQWQNKEHELRSKHQQSLASLDSERSDLLQALITLREELLRCHLERDLSQDEHHVLKDALHKAEKRICELTVAESQRKMEVESLHDVIAKMGDLNQALSLDKVSLNTLLQQTEKEMASLAERQQESEREIAQAKDSLQTCNTELSELRAEYEKRQIQLQESESARENLETELRHVQAERDGLQLSLMQEKEPSALCQEEGDLNMEESALHVQLVETERGYQELREKLNYMSSSKQSLESTLFASQERASQLEITCSHLETEVRTLMQSKETVQDEVLLLREERESTEKRLLALSQRLSEMDREYQTERAQREELERDKIESETLRDRLEKESALRMASEERAERALDSQRSLQETVEKERNIAEQLKKELEEKSTSLSRLEHDMEVLRQNLQKSLEEKDNLLGNLEHETLIKNEREHEVEILKGRVTECMEEKETALNNLASHVATLQERDRQIAELRETVREYNEEKEMALTSLAGLNVTVQEREREIRTLKEQLLQGQSERDSTVTDLQYQTQAFQEANRQLATLKERFSECEKLKEAAERSREDSLIIIKEKDVEIETLKERVRTCQEKEESAMTQMSLAASEAENELSNLRERLRQCQMERESAVSALHQELTSRDREIETLRETIRDHQSETESLLEQLDHQTVVLKERDHFSEALNVRLVQCELERESALKSLERQAMVVQEREIEIDTLRKTVQKREIALSSLDSQKITLEMRIRDILFLESKLIECQEQRDAALKTAERLTVAQQKCEQEVLTLRKSSLELLESHNEEVRERDGEIQDLKQVVSALQTEKETVLNEMENQSEALEVRNSNVLSLQHALQECQRKHERSLERMERDIKALEESLERCKQERDLAQTSLERWESQTRETEMERKSLRETVSELSRAMAEKEREAEILQIQSESENKALRERVEALLQSLRYAETESIQKSLIEKENRALGQRLSELSQALREKETLADQRGSECETLTQQVRELHQERFDNKKSSGEKIAQLEEDSRALNDRVTELRQSLTEKEIREQERTKEMETLKKEIAELHRVLIEKQRETAEEKKQNEREMSALREKLGGLSQALKQKEMIIKEDEEEKRVLREKLTEHTQALEDKEVIEEERLRELKALNEQVAELSRGLRDEEEKNRDIQDAEGSVGEGQVDKVKETDLSLTEEVGKAGEVKALRMKIAEIKQALMVQEQRRLEDKRRHERENLILKQRVTDLSKAMKEQELKKEELVYTLEATKTAVKEKDDEIKVFREKIAGHLSVLDKGLSEREAGSLAPQSKTGKWSFLESEMAEKEREAEILQIQLESENKALRERVEDLLQSLRDAETESIQKSLIEKENRALGQRLSELSQALREKETLAEQRGSECETLTQQVRELHQERFHNKKSSGENIAQLEEDSRALNERVTELRQSLTEKEIRERERTKEMETLKKEIAELHRVLIEKQRETAEEKKQNEREMSALREKLGGLSQALKQKEMIIEEDEEEKRVLREKLTEHTQALKDKEFIEEERLRELKALNEQVAELSRGLRDEEEKNRDIRDAEGSVGETTEGQVDKVKETDFSLAEEAGKSGEIYALRMKIGEIKQDLMVQEQRRLEDKRRHERENLILKQRVTDLSKAMKEQELKKEELVYTLEATKTAVMEKDDEIKVLREKIAGHLSVLDKGLSERETGSLAPQSKIGKWSFLESESGYVDSEMDAGLERIHGELEALRHERKESQKREETLRGRLEKCETALRNTEAEEISWRQKAQELELEIMALKESVNQFSHGPEKGSFEQRLKVLQEAVARVENEKDALRSQNLHLRQTLDRVESERRSLRRELRNMAGASTHHSSAVQPEQDTNDPKISLQSVMDLQKQVLLLQSQLRAERDHRSAYIQSCSRTTDELTSLRQNLNRSLAAVTSDPRPLVLERETARLDETLKSSLGLT is encoded by the exons ATGACGCAGAGGGCGGAGCTCagccctgattggctggcttTGCAAAGGGAGCTGCAAGTTTCGTTAGATGCTCAGAAGAGGCAGGCGGTGCTCATTGAGAAACTTCAGGCCAAG gttctTCAGTACAGAACTCGTTACCAAGAGCTGCAGCAGAGTCAAGAATGGAGCCTG AGTCAAGGGGAAACAGAGCTGGAGAGAGCTCTCCAGCGGCTGGAAGAAGAGCAGCAGAG GTGCGAGAGTCTCGCTGCTCTGAATGCTCTTCTCAGAGAGGACCTGGGTCACACGCAAGAAGTCAACGCGTGTCTGGAGGAAGATCTCCGAAAACTTACAGCAGACTGGGCAGGAGCTATGAAAGAATTGGAGAGGAAAGAGACGGAGTGGGAGTCGGAGAGACAG GTCTATAACAGCCGCCTAGCCAAAGAGCATTCACGGCTTCTCCGCATATGGACGGATTTTGTGACATTTCACCGACAATTTCAAGAGCTGAAAACTGCGACAGACAG ggaCTTATCTGCTTATCGTGCTGATTGGGCAAGGTTCTCTCGTCTCCTGCAGGCTTCTTGTGTCTCTGTCATTCAGTTGAAGTTGAAGGAATCAGAGGATGTTATATCCCAAGACACATCAATGCCACCTAACTACCTTCTGGTAACATGGGATCATGGAGTGGGGACAGTGGaaaggagagatggggagaCTGTGGGTTCCTCAACTGAATCATCCAGACAAGAGGTGGAATCGAGAAAGTCATTGATTGAGATGCTTAAATTGGATCTGGAGACTAAACAATCGCTGCTAGAGACTTCGGAACAACAAGTTAATACTATGTCGGCACAGTTACAGACACTAGAAATGGACTTAATGTCTGTGAGGTCACAGTTTCTGTCATCTGAGCATGAACTTAGCTTAATGAGGATACAACAAGACACTTCAGAAGATGAAGTAAGGTCCATCATATTCCAACACGAGAAATCGAAAAAGGAAGTGAAGTCTTTGGTGTCACAGTTAGAAGAATCAAGACAGGAAGTAGAGTTGATGAGGTCACAGCTAGAAAAATCAAAGGAGGAAGTGGAGTTGATGATGTCACAGCTAGGAGAATCTAGTCAGGAAGTGGAGTCAATGAGCTCACAGCTAGAAGAAGCGAGACAGAAAGTGGAGTTTGTTAGGTCACAGCTAGAAGAttcaagagaagaagtggagttAATTAGGTCACAACTTAAACTTTCGAGAGAGGAAGTGGGGTTAACAAAATCGCTGCTAGACAAATCTCAGCAGGAAGTGGCGTTGATGAAGTCACAACTGGCGACATCAGAAGTGGAAGTCCGTTTTCTGAAATCACAAACCGCGCGGTCAGAGCAGGAAATCGGTTCCTTAAAGTCACAGGTAGCAGAATGCGGGCGGGAAATGGAGTCCTTGAGGAAACGTGCTGAAAAAGGCGATCAGGAAAGAGATATAATGAGGTCACAACTGGAAGCGTATTTTTTACAGGTGGAATCTATGAGGTCGCATCAAAAGGCGTTCAAGATGGAAATGGAATCTCAGTGGCAGAATAAGGAGCACGAACTGAGAAGCAAACA CCAGCAGTCTCTCGCCTCTCTGGACTCTGAGCGTTCAGATCTGCTCCAGGCGTTGATTACGCTACGAGAGGAGCTTCTGCGGTGTCACTTGGAGAGGGACCTATCTCAGGACGAGCACCACGTTCTGAAGGACGCACTTCACAAG GCTGAAAAAAGGATTTGTGAGCTCACTGTAGCAGAGAGTCAACGCAAGATGGAAGTAGAAAGCCTTCATGATGTCATAGCCAAGATGGGAGATTTAAACCAGGCCTTGTCTCTGGATAAAGTGTCATTGAACACCCTCTTACAGCAG ACAGAGAAAGAGATGGCCTCACTCGCCGAGAGACAGCAAGAGTCCGAGAGAGAGATTGCTCAGGCCAAAGATAGTTTGCAGACATGCAACACAGAGCTTTCCGAGCTGAGAGCAGAATATGAGAAGAGACAGATCCAACTACAAGAGAGCGAGAGTGCAAGAGAGAATCTCGAAACTGAGCTAAGACACGTCCAGGCAGAGAGAGACGGACTGCAG CTTTCTCTGATGCAGGAGAAGGAGCCGTCAGCGTTATGCCAGGAAGAAGGGGACCTTAACATGGAGGAATCTGCCCTGCATGTGCAGCTTgtagagacagagagagggtaTCAAGAGCTGAGGGAGAAACTGAATTACATGAG CTCTTCGAAGCAATCTTTGGAAAGCACCCTGTTTGCATCGCAGGAGAGAGCGTCCCAGTTGGAGATCACCTGCAGTCACCTGGAGACTGAAGTGCGGACACTCATGCAGTCTAAAGAGACAGTTCAAG ATGAAGTTTTGCTTCTTCGTGAGGAGCGAGAGTCAACAGAGAAAAGACTGCTTGCATTGTCTCAGAGACTGTCTGAAATGGATAGAGAATATCAGACTGAGAGAGCTCAGAGAGAGGAGCTTGAGAGAGACAAG ATTGAATCAGAGACTCTGCGTGACCGTCTGGAGAAGGAGAGCGCTCTGAGGATGGCCTCCGAGGAACGTGCTGAAAGAGCATTAGACAGTCAGCGGTCGCTTCAGGAGACAGTCGAGAAAGAGAGAAACATTGCCGAGCAACTTAAAAAAGAACTTGAGGAAAAATCCACTTCTCTGTCTCGGCTCGAACATGATATGGAAGTTCTCAGACAGAACCTGCAGAAGAGCCTAGAAGAGAAAGACAACCTCCTGGGGAACTTGGAACACGAGACTTTAATAAAGAACGAGAGAGAACACGAGGTGGAAATCCTAAAAGGGAGGGTAACAGAGTGCATGGAAGAAAAAGAGACAGCTCTTAATAACCTAGCAAGCCACGTAGCAACTTTACAAGAGCGAGACAGACAAATTGCAGAACTTAGAGAGACTGTCCGGGAGTacaatgaagaaaaagaaatggcTTTAACCTCGCTAGCTGGCCTCAACGTGACTgtccaagagagagagagagagatcaggaCCCTGAAAGAACAGCTCTTACAGGGCCAAAGCGAGAGAGACTCCACGGTCACGGACTTGCAGTATCAGACCCAGGCTTTCCAAGAAGCAAATCGACAACTGGCCACCCTGAAAGAGCGTTTCAGCGAGTGCGAAAAACTGAAGGAGGCAGCCGAGAGATCAAGAGAGGACagcctaataataataaaagagaaaGATGTGGAAATTGAGACGCTTAAAGAGAGGGTCCGTACTTGTCAGGAAAAGGAAGAGAGCGCTATGACGCAGATGTCTCTTGCAGCTTCAGAAGCAGAGAACGAACTTTCCAATCTGCGAGAGCGCCTGAGACAGTGCCAGATGGAGCGAGAGAGCGCAGTCAGTGCATTGCATCAAGAATTAACCAGTAGAGACCGAGAAATTGAAACCCTACGGGAGACAATACGAGATCACCAGTCTGAGACCGAGAGTTTGTTGGAACAGCTGGACCATCAAACCGTCGTACTGAAAGAGAGAGACCATTTTAGTGAAGCTTTGAATGTGAGGTTGGTACAGTGCGAGTTGGAAAGAGAGAGTGCTTTAAAGTCCTTAGAAAGACAGGCTATGGTAGTACAAGAAAGAGAAATCGAGATCGACACACTGAGAAAGACCGTGCAAAAGAGAGAGATTGCTCTGAGTAGTTTAGACAGCCAGAAGATTACACTGGAAATGAGAATTAGAGACATCCTATTTTTGGAGTCCAAGTTAATAGAGTGTCAAGAACAGAGAGACGCGGCCTTGAAGACGGCAGAACGTCTGACTGTAGCGCAGCAAAAATGCGAACAAGAAGTTCTGACTCTGAGGAAATCGTCTCTGGAGTTACTGGAGTCCCACAACGAAGAGGTACGAGAGAGAGACGGCGAAATACAAGATCTAAAACAAGTAGTATCGGCTCTCCAAACGGAAAAAGAGACTGTTCTGAATGAGATGGAGAACCAGAGTGAGGCTTTGGAGGTGAGGAACTCGAATGTCCTCTCATTGCAACATGCCTTACAGGAATGCCAGAGAAAGCATGAGAGGTCGTTGGAACGGATGGAACGAGATATCAAGGCTTTGGAAGAGAGCCTAGAGAGATGCAAACAAGAACGAGACCTTGCACAAACCTCTTTAGAGCGGTGGGAAAGTCAAACTagagagactgagatggaaagGAAATCCCTAAGAGAGACAGTGTCAGAATTATCACGCGCTAtggcagagaaagagagagaagctGAGATCTTACAGATACAATCCGAGAGCGAGAATAAAGCTCTTCGAGAGAGAGTCGAAGCTCTTCTACAATCTTTAAGATACGCGGAGACAGAATCTATACAGAAAAGTCTGATCGAGAAGGAGAACCGAGCTCTTGGGCAGAGACTCTCCGAGTTATCCCAGGCACtgagagaaaaagaaacattagcCGATCAGAGAGGCTCTGAGTGTGAGACTCTGACACAGCAAGTTAGAGAACTTCACCAGGAACGGTTTGACAATAAAAAATCATCAGGAGAGAAAATCGCTCAGCTTGAAGAAGACAGCCGTGCTTTGAATGACAGAGTCACAGAACTTAGGCAAAGTCTAACAGAAAAAGAGATAAGAGAACAGGAGAGAACCAAGGAGATGGAAACgttaaagaaagaaatagcAGAGCTTCACCGAGTTCTAATAGAGAAGCAGCGAGAGACTGCggaagagaagaagcagaatgagagagagatgagCGCTCTGAGAGAGAAGCTTGGTGGTCTGTCCCAGGCTCTAAAACAGAAGGAGATGATCATAaaggaagatgaagaagaaaaaagggttTTGAGAGAAAAGTTGACAGAACATACGCAGGCGCTGGAGGACAAAGAAGTCATAGAGGAAGAGAGACTACGAGAGCTGAAAGCTCTGAATGAACAGGTAGCAGAACTGTCACGTGGTTTaagagatgaagaagagaagaaccGGGATATACAAGATGCTGAAGGGTCTGTGGGGGAAGGACAGGTAGATAAAGTGAAGGAGACAGACCTTTCTCTAACGGAGGAAGTGGGAAAAGCAGGAGAGGTCAAAGCTCTGAGAATGAAGATAGCAGAAATCAAGCAGGCCCTGATGGTCCAAGAGCAAAGGAGGTTAGAGGACAAGAGACGGCATGAGAGAGAGAACTTGATTCTGAAGCAGAGAGTGACCGATCTGTCCAAAGCTATGAAGGAGCAGGAGCTGAAAAAAGAAGAACTTGTCTATACTCTGGAAGCGACAAAGACCGCGGTGAAGGAGAAAGACGATGAAATCAAAGTTTTCCGCGAGAAAATAGCAGGACATTTATCTGTTCTGGATAAAGGATTGTCAGAGAGGGAAGCCGGAAGCTTGGCTCCTCAAAGCAAAACTGGCAAATGGAGTTTTCTTGAGAGTGAAAtggcagagaaagagagagaagctGAGATCTTACAGATACAACTTGAGAGCGAGAATAAAGCTCTTCGAGAGAGAGTCGAAGATCTTTTACAATCTTTAAGAGACGCGGAGACAGAATCTATACAGAAAAGTCTGATCGAGAAGGAGAACCGAGCTCTTGGGCAGAGACTCTCCGAATTATCCCAGGCACtgagagaaaaagaaacattagcCGAACAGAGAGGCTCTGAGTGTGAGACTCTGACACAGCAAGTTAGAGAACTGCACCAGGAACggtttcacaataaaaaatcaTCAGGAGAGAATATCGCGCAGCTTGAAGAAGACAGCCGTGCTTTGAATGAAAGAGTCACAGAACTTAGGCAAAGTCTAACAGAAAAGGAGATAAGAGAACGGGAGAGAACCAAGGAGATGGAAacattaaagaaagaaatagcAGAGCTTCACCGCGTTCTAATAGAGAAGCAGCGAGAGACTGCggaagagaagaagcagaatgagagagagatgagCGCTCTGAGAGAGAAGCTTGGTGGTCTGTCACAGGCTCTAAAACAGAAGGAGATGATCATagaggaagatgaagaagaaaaaagggttTTGAGAGAGAAGTTGACAGAACATACGCAGGCGCTAAAGGACAAAGAATTCATAGAGGAAGAGAGACTACGAGAGCTGAAAGCTCTGAATGAACAGGTAGCAGAACTGTCACGTGGTTTaagagatgaagaagagaagaaccGGGATATACGAGATGCTGAGGGGTCTGTAGGAGAAACAACGGAAGGACAGGTAGATAAAGTGAAGGAGACAGATTTTTCTCTAGCGGAGGAAGCAGGAAAATCAGGAGAGATCTATGCTCTGAGAATGAAGATAGGAGAAATCAAGCAAGATCTGATGGTCCAAGAGCAAAGGAGGTTAGAGGACAAGAGACGGCATGAGAGAGAGAACTTGATTCTGAAGCAGAGAGTGACCGATCTGTCCAAAGCTATGAAGGAGCAGGAGCTGAAAAAAGAAGAACTTGTCTATACTCTGGAAGCGACAAAGACCGCGGTGATGGAGAAAGACGATGAAATCAAAGTTCTCCGCGAGAAAATAGCAGGACATTTATCTGTTCTGGATAAAGGATTGTCAGAGAGGGAAACCGGAAGCTTGGCTCCTCAAAGCAAAATTGGCAAATGGAGTTTTCTGGAGAGCGAAAGCGGATACGTGGACTCTGAGATGGACGCGGGGTTGGAGAGGATCCATGGTGAGCTGGAAGCCCTACGGCATGAACGAAAAGAATCCCAGAAGAGGGAAGAGACTCTGAGAGGTCGTCTAGAAAAATGTGAGACTGCGCTAAGGAACACCGAG